The genomic interval CGTCTCCTGCTGCCCGGCGAAACTCGCGTCGGGCAGGTCCTCGGCCGTCGCCGAGGACCGGACCGCGACGAACGCCTCGCCGTCACCGAGGTCGTCGTACGCCGCGAGGATACCCTCGCGGATGTCCTCGGGGATCTCCGTCCCCAGGATGAGCTCCTCGGCCCGCTTCGATGCTTCGGCCAGTGCCTTCGAGTCGTCCGAGTCGACGTCGACGGCCGCGAACAGTTCCTCGTCGATACCGGTCTCCTCGATGAACGACCGATACGTACCCGCCGTCACCACGAATCCCGGGGGGACGGGCAGGCCCGCGCCCGTCAACTCGCCGAGCGACGCGCCTTTCCCACCGACGGCAGCGAGGTCGTCGGACCCCACCTCGTCGAGCCAGAGTACAGCCATTGCGTATCCGGGTCGTCAACCGATTCGCTAAAGAACCTTCCGAAGCTCCCAACCGTTTTCGACACCGTAACGCCGTGGTAGCGGGCCGCTACTCCCGATACGACGACAGTTCACGCAAGTACGAAATCGCGTAGTTTCGACGGGGTGCGGCCGGGATTAGGCGACGACGATGTCCTCGTCCTCGGGGTCGGGAATCGTCAGTTCACCGTCGAGAGAAATCGTCGCCCGACCGCCGACACGAATCTCCTCGTCGGCCTGCACGCGCACCCGTCCCGGTCGGTCGACGAAGTGGCCCTGTTCGAACGCGAGGTCGGCGAAGTCGTCCAGCGCCTCGTGTTCCCGGAGGTACGCCGTCACCGCACCGCTCGCCGTCCCCGTCACCGGGTCCTCGGGGACGCCCGCGCCCGGCGCGAACATCCGGGCGTGGAGCGTCGCGTGCGGGTCGATGGTGTCGAACGTGAACGCGTAGACGCCCGTCGCGTCGACCGTCTCGCAGAGCGACTCGACGGCCGCCATGTCCGGGTCGGCCTCCCCGAGCGCGTCGAGGTAGGTGACCGGCACGCAGAGGAACGCCAGCCCCGTCGACGCCCACCCGAGCGGCAGGTCGGACTCGAGGTCCGTCAGCGCCTCCAGGTCGACGCCGATGGCCGCC from Halomarina salina carries:
- a CDS encoding PhzF family phenazine biosynthesis protein → MDTRRALLVDAFTEDPLTGNVAGLVPDAEGLDEAQMQAVARELDASETAFLTESDEADRGIRYFTPETEVSLCGHATIASHAFLHEDGRVDVGTHSLATNAGVIDVEVEADETVWMTQAPPETHEVDVSHEEVAAAIGVDLEALTDLESDLPLGWASTGLAFLCVPVTYLDALGEADPDMAAVESLCETVDATGVYAFTFDTIDPHATLHARMFAPGAGVPEDPVTGTASGAVTAYLREHEALDDFADLAFEQGHFVDRPGRVRVQADEEIRVGGRATISLDGELTIPDPEDEDIVVA